One window of the Candidatus Cloacimonadota bacterium genome contains the following:
- a CDS encoding DUF523 domain-containing protein: protein MIIVSACLAGINCRYDGENNFHPKIIKLVEEGNAIPVCPEQLGGLSTPRIPAEIIGDKILNENGEDVTEFFLRGALETLKIAKLVSCQKAIFKSNSPSCGSGKIYDGTFSGKLTDGKGICTRILEKHNIRVITENDI from the coding sequence ATGATTATTGTCAGCGCTTGTTTAGCCGGAATAAATTGCAGATATGATGGTGAAAATAATTTTCATCCGAAAATCATTAAATTAGTTGAAGAAGGAAATGCCATTCCGGTTTGCCCGGAACAATTAGGCGGATTATCAACTCCCCGCATTCCAGCAGAAATTATCGGTGATAAAATACTGAATGAAAATGGAGAGGATGTTACCGAATTCTTTTTAAGAGGTGCTTTGGAAACTTTGAAGATCGCAAAACTGGTGAGTTGTCAAAAAGCGATCTTCAAATCAAATTCACCTTCCTGTGGTTCCGGGAAAATATATGATGGCACTTTTTCCGGCAAATTAACAGACGGTAAAGGAATTTGTACTCGAATTCTGGAAAAGCATAATATCAGAGTTATAACTGAAAACGATATATAA
- a CDS encoding integration host factor subunit beta — protein sequence MTKADLVRLVSAETGIIRKDVALAVDAFLESIKDSMKDGKHIEIRGFGTFKLKLRKERIGRNPKTEEKVTVPKRVVPTFKFSRAFKDDVNESNKSILK from the coding sequence ATGACAAAAGCAGATTTAGTTAGATTAGTTTCTGCGGAAACAGGTATTATACGCAAAGATGTAGCTCTGGCAGTCGATGCTTTTTTAGAATCAATCAAAGATTCTATGAAAGATGGAAAACACATTGAAATTAGAGGATTCGGTACATTCAAATTAAAACTTCGCAAAGAAAGAATTGGTAGAAATCCCAAAACAGAAGAAAAAGTAACTGTTCCTAAAAGAGTAGTTCCAACTTTTAAATTTTCAAGAGCTTTCAAAGACGATGTAAATGAATCTAACAAAAGTATTCTCAAATAG